Proteins encoded within one genomic window of Thalassophryne amazonica chromosome 23, fThaAma1.1, whole genome shotgun sequence:
- the etnppl gene encoding ethanolamine-phosphate phospho-lyase: MATEKMDKNKTVALRKKYIGPSCQIFFPYNPIKIVQAKGQYMYDEKGARYLDCINNVAHVGHCHPDVVKAGAEQMELLNTNSRFLHDNLVLYAQRLQASLPDELSVCYFVNSGSEANDLALQLARHCTGHRDIIMLQNAYHGHLSSLIDISPYRYHQLSDYERNHFVHVAPSPDVYRGKYRKDHPDPATAYADEVKDIIDKVQEKGGKIAAFIAESLQSCAGQVIPPKGYFQQVARHVRQAGGVFIVDEVQVGFGRVGTHFWAFQLQGDDFVPDIVTMGKPMGNGHPMACVVTTQKVAEAFMRSGMDYFSTFGGNPVSCAIGLAVLDVIEKEDLQGNAVRVGQHLINLLERQKEKHPLIGDVRGCGLFVGVELVRDRLKLTPATAEAQEVIYKLKEEDILLSADGPHRNVLKFKPPLCFTADDADKVVEKIDTILTELEEVLDLEFPGKESSKRKLPAEENGFEIPEGIAHSRGSAPIPQQSKRQKT, encoded by the exons ATGGCGACagaaaaaatggacaaaaacaaaacggtCGCGCTGAGGAAGAAATACATCGG GCCGTCTTGTCAGATTTTCTTCCCCTATAACCCTATCAAGATTGTACAAGCCAAAGGCCAGTACATGTATGATGAAAAAGGAGCACGCTACTTGGATTGCATCAACAATGTGGCTCACG TGGGACACTGTCACCCAGATGTGGTGAAGGCAGGAGCTGAGCAGATGGAACTACTCAACACAAACTCACGTTTCTTGCATGACAACCTTGTACTGTATGCGCAGAGACTCCAGGCCTCCCTGCCCGATGAACTGTCCGTGTGCTACTTTGTCAACTCTGG ATCGGAAGCCAACGACCTGGCCCTGCAACTCGCCAGGCACTGCACGGGCCACAGAGACATCATCATGCTCCAGAA TGCATACCACGGGCACCTCTCCTCGCTTATTGACATCAGTCCCTACAGGTACCACCAGCTGTCAGACTACGAGCGGAACCACTTTGTTCACGTC GCTCCGAGCCCAGATGTGTACAGAGGAAAGTACAGAAAAGACCACCCTGATCCTGCAACGGCATATGCAGACGAAGTCAAGGACATCATAGACAAAGTCCAAGAGAAAGGGGGAAAG ATTGCTGCTTTTATTGCTGAATCATTGCAGAGCTGTGCCGGACAGGTCATTCCCCCGAAGGGTTACTTTCAGCAAGTAGCACG ACATGTCCGTCAGGCAGGAGGTGTTTTCATTGTGGATGAGGTCCAGGTGGGCTTTGGGCGCGTTGGCACCCACTTCTGGGCCTTCCAGCTCCAGGGCGATGACTTTGTGCCTGACATTGTCACCATGGGAAAGCCCATGGGTAACGGTCACCCCATGGCATGCGTGGTCACGACCCAAAAGGTGGCGGAGGCCTTCATGCGTTCAGGAATGGactacttcagcaca TTTGGTGGAAACCCGGTGTCCTGTGCCATCGGCCTGGCTGTGCTGGACGTCATCGAGAAAGAGGATCTTCAGGGGAATGCAGTGCGTGTGGGGCAACACCTGATCAACCTGCTGGAACGGCAGAAAGAGAAGCATCCGTTAATCGGAGATGTCCG GGGGTGTGGCCTGTTTGTAGGGGTGGAACTAGTGCGAGACAGGTTGAAGCTCACTCCAGCTACAGCCGAGGCCCAAGAAGTCATATATAA GCTAAAGGAAGAGGACATCCTTCTTAGTGCTGACGGACCTCATCGTAACGTTCTTAAATTCAAGCCGCCGTTGTGCTTCACTGCGGACGACGCCGACAAGGTGGTGGAGAAAATCGACACCATTCTCACAG AACTTGAGGAAGTCCTGGACTTGGAATTTCCTGGAAAAGAAAGCAGCAAACGAAAG CTGCCCGCTGAGGAAAATGGATTTGAGATTCCCGAAGGAATAGCACACAGCAGAGGCAGCGCTCCCATTCCACAACAGAGCAAACGGCAGAAGACATAA